From a single Wenzhouxiangella sp. XN24 genomic region:
- a CDS encoding CTP synthase, producing the protein MTRYVFVTGGVVSSLGKGIASASLGAILEARGLKVSMIKLDPYINVDPGTMSPFQHGEVFVTQDGTETDLDLGHYERFVRTTTSRHSNYTTGRIYQNVIAKERRGEYLGATVQVIPHITDEIKRSVRAGAGDADVCMVEIGGTVGDIESLPFLEAIRQMGSELGRDRVAYMHLTLVPYIATSGEIKTKPTQHSVKELRSIGIQPDVLLCRADRPLPADQRRKIALFTNVEEKAVISAVDADDIYKIPLLLKAEHLDQIICDKLRIEAPEADLSEWQAVVDAKADPLHHVDIAMVGKYVDFQDSYLSLNEALIHAGIHTRTKVKIHFVDAEHIERDGDTRCLEGMDAILVPGGFGDRGIEGKIAAARYAREHGVPYLGICLGLQIAVIEYARHVAGLEGAHSTEFHRDTPHPVIALITEWMDRSGEVEKRDEASDLGGSMRLGGQECVLAPGSRVAEAYGAGRVIERHRHRYEFNNNYRAALEEAGLVMSGWSLDGLCEMIELPDHPWFIACQFHPEFTSNPRDGHPLFTGFIAAAHARRQYTGYEVARA; encoded by the coding sequence ATGACCCGTTACGTCTTCGTCACCGGTGGTGTCGTTTCCTCGCTTGGAAAAGGCATCGCCTCCGCGTCCCTCGGCGCAATCCTCGAGGCGCGTGGCCTCAAGGTCAGCATGATCAAGCTGGATCCCTACATCAACGTGGATCCCGGCACCATGAGCCCGTTCCAGCATGGCGAGGTGTTCGTCACCCAGGACGGCACCGAGACCGACCTCGATCTCGGCCATTACGAGCGCTTCGTGCGCACCACCACGTCGCGCCACAGCAACTACACGACGGGACGGATCTACCAGAACGTCATCGCCAAGGAACGCCGCGGCGAGTACCTCGGCGCGACGGTGCAGGTCATCCCGCACATCACCGACGAGATCAAGCGCAGCGTGCGCGCCGGGGCCGGCGACGCCGACGTCTGCATGGTGGAGATCGGCGGCACGGTCGGCGACATCGAATCGCTGCCCTTTCTCGAGGCGATCCGCCAGATGGGCTCGGAACTCGGGCGCGACCGGGTCGCCTACATGCACCTGACGCTCGTGCCCTACATCGCGACTTCGGGCGAGATCAAGACCAAGCCGACCCAGCACTCGGTGAAGGAGCTGCGCAGCATCGGCATCCAGCCCGACGTGCTGTTGTGCCGCGCCGACCGGCCCCTGCCGGCCGACCAGCGCCGCAAGATCGCGCTGTTCACCAACGTCGAAGAGAAGGCCGTCATCTCGGCGGTGGATGCCGACGACATCTACAAGATCCCGTTGCTGCTGAAAGCCGAGCATCTCGACCAGATCATCTGTGACAAGCTGCGCATCGAGGCGCCCGAGGCGGACCTGTCGGAGTGGCAGGCGGTGGTCGATGCGAAGGCCGATCCGCTGCACCACGTCGACATCGCCATGGTCGGCAAGTACGTCGATTTCCAGGACTCGTACCTGTCGCTGAACGAGGCGCTGATCCACGCGGGCATTCACACCCGCACTAAGGTCAAGATCCACTTCGTCGACGCCGAGCATATCGAGCGCGACGGGGACACGCGCTGTCTCGAGGGCATGGACGCGATCCTGGTGCCCGGGGGGTTCGGCGATCGCGGCATCGAGGGCAAGATCGCGGCGGCCCGCTACGCCCGCGAGCACGGCGTGCCCTATCTCGGCATCTGCCTCGGCCTGCAGATCGCCGTGATCGAATATGCGCGCCACGTGGCCGGCCTCGAGGGCGCCCACAGCACCGAGTTCCACCGCGACACGCCGCACCCGGTGATCGCGCTGATCACGGAATGGATGGACCGCAGCGGCGAAGTCGAGAAGCGCGACGAGGCGTCCGATCTCGGCGGCTCGATGCGTCTCGGCGGCCAGGAATGCGTGCTCGCGCCGGGCAGCCGCGTCGCCGAGGCCTACGGGGCAGGCAGGGTCATCGAGCGCCATCGTCACCGCTACGAGTTCAACAACAACTACCGCGCCGCGCTGGAGGAGGCGGGCCTGGTCATGTCCGGCTGGTCGCTCGACGGGCTGTGCGAGATGATCGAGCTCCCCGACCATCCGTGGTTCATCGCCTGCCAGTTCCACCCGGAATTCACCTCGAACCCGCGCGACGGGCATCCCCTGTTCACGGGCTTCATCGCGGCCGCGCATGCGCGTCGCCAGTACACCGGCTACGA
- the tilS gene encoding tRNA lysidine(34) synthetase TilS — translation MSHLHPASLWSALAAADSRAGSRPLCVALSGGLDSTVLLEALCRVRDRLPADGLRAIHVHHGLHADADAWTRHCEALCARLGVTLSVLRADARPARGESPEARARDVRYAALAEALAPGEALLTAHHADDQLETVLIQLLRGAGVAGLAAMPAAAAFGPGLHLRPLLGFTRAELVEWAAREGLSGWLRDPANEELRYARNHLRSEVLPALRAHWPGAAAAVGRSARHCAEAAGLLEDLAALDAATSVAGEAIRVSALRGLSPARRRNLVRWQARRLGLAVPDESRLATLLEQVLEAAPDARPQVEWGEVVALRHADLLWLAPASSLPPPAKDIDWPDPRAPLALGTGLGHLALAPSNRGGLGEAALVAGPWRVVPRRGGERLALPGRTGHRALKKLLQQQGMPPWIRARLPLLEIGGQLAAVGGLWVDTAFWAPPGEPAWRLEWTGSALPGHETFVVGGRGFC, via the coding sequence GTGTCGCACCTTCATCCTGCATCCCTCTGGTCCGCCCTGGCCGCCGCCGACTCGCGGGCCGGCTCGCGGCCCCTGTGCGTCGCCCTGAGCGGGGGGCTCGACTCGACGGTGTTGCTCGAAGCGCTGTGCCGGGTCCGTGACCGGCTGCCGGCGGATGGCCTGCGGGCGATTCACGTGCACCACGGCCTGCATGCGGACGCCGATGCCTGGACGCGGCATTGCGAAGCGCTGTGCGCTCGCCTGGGCGTGACGCTGTCGGTGCTGCGGGCGGATGCCCGGCCCGCGCGCGGCGAGAGCCCCGAGGCCAGGGCCCGCGACGTGCGTTATGCCGCGCTCGCGGAAGCACTCGCGCCGGGCGAGGCGCTGCTGACGGCTCACCATGCCGACGACCAGCTTGAGACGGTGCTGATCCAGCTGTTGCGAGGCGCCGGGGTGGCCGGCCTGGCCGCCATGCCGGCGGCCGCAGCCTTTGGTCCTGGCTTGCACCTGCGGCCGCTGCTCGGCTTCACGCGGGCCGAGCTGGTCGAGTGGGCGGCGCGCGAAGGGCTCTCGGGCTGGCTCCGTGATCCCGCCAACGAGGAACTGCGCTACGCCCGGAATCACCTGCGCAGCGAGGTGCTGCCGGCGTTGCGCGCGCACTGGCCGGGGGCGGCGGCCGCAGTCGGGCGCAGCGCGCGCCACTGTGCCGAGGCCGCCGGCCTGCTGGAGGACCTCGCGGCGCTGGATGCGGCGACGAGCGTGGCGGGCGAGGCGATCCGCGTGTCGGCCCTGCGGGGCCTGTCCCCGGCGCGGCGGCGCAACCTGGTGCGCTGGCAGGCGCGCCGGCTGGGCCTGGCGGTGCCCGACGAAAGCCGCCTGGCGACCCTGCTGGAGCAGGTGCTGGAGGCGGCACCCGATGCCCGGCCGCAGGTCGAGTGGGGCGAGGTCGTCGCCCTGCGCCACGCGGACCTGCTCTGGCTTGCGCCGGCCTCGTCCTTGCCGCCGCCCGCGAAAGACATCGACTGGCCGGACCCGCGCGCGCCGCTGGCGCTCGGTACGGGCCTCGGGCATCTCGCGCTGGCACCCAGCAACCGGGGCGGGCTGGGGGAGGCGGCCCTGGTTGCCGGGCCGTGGCGGGTGGTGCCCCGGCGCGGCGGCGAGCGCCTGGCCCTGCCGGGTCGGACGGGACACCGCGCGCTGAAGAAACTGCTGCAACAACAGGGCATGCCGCCGTGGATCCGCGCGCGCCTGCCGCTGCTGGAAATCGGCGGGCAGCTCGCCGCAGTGGGCGGTCTCTGGGTGGACACGGCTTTCTGGGCGCCGCCGGGCGAGCCCGCCTGGCGACTCGAGTGGACCGGTTCCGCTCTGCCCGGGCACGAGACTTTCGTTGTCGGCGGGCGGGGCTTCTGCTAG
- a CDS encoding acetyl-CoA carboxylase carboxyltransferase subunit alpha — protein MNLNFLDFEQPIAELEAKIDELRFVGDDSQVNLSAEIKRLKSKSDTLTRSIFSSLSAWQVAQVARHPQRPYTLDYIERICTDFQELHGDRAYADDPAVVGGLARLEGRPIVIIGQQKGRDTKAKVHRNFGMPRPEGYRKALRLMHLAEKFGLPVITLIDTPGAYPGVGAEERGQSEAIARNLLEMSGLKTPIVAVVIGEGGSGGALAIGVADRVLMLQYSIYSVISPEGCASILWKSAEKSADAAEAMGITAQKLHELGLVDEVVPEPLGGAHRDFDAMAESLRGRLVQHLAKLGELPREQLLAERYERLVGYGDFREG, from the coding sequence ATGAACCTGAATTTCCTGGATTTCGAACAACCCATCGCCGAGCTCGAGGCGAAGATCGACGAGTTGCGCTTCGTCGGCGACGACTCGCAGGTGAACCTGTCGGCCGAGATCAAGCGACTGAAGTCGAAGAGCGACACGCTGACGCGCAGCATTTTCTCCAGTCTCAGCGCCTGGCAGGTGGCGCAGGTGGCGCGCCATCCGCAGCGCCCCTACACGCTCGACTACATCGAGCGGATCTGCACCGATTTCCAGGAACTGCACGGCGACCGCGCGTATGCGGACGACCCGGCCGTCGTCGGCGGGCTCGCGCGCCTCGAGGGGCGGCCCATCGTCATCATCGGCCAGCAGAAAGGCCGCGACACGAAGGCGAAAGTGCACCGCAACTTCGGCATGCCGCGGCCCGAGGGATACCGTAAAGCGCTGCGGCTGATGCACCTCGCGGAGAAGTTCGGCCTGCCCGTGATCACGCTCATCGACACCCCCGGCGCCTATCCCGGCGTCGGCGCCGAGGAGCGCGGCCAAAGCGAGGCGATCGCGCGCAACCTGCTCGAGATGTCCGGCCTCAAGACGCCGATCGTGGCCGTGGTCATCGGCGAGGGCGGGTCCGGCGGGGCGCTGGCGATCGGCGTGGCGGACCGCGTGTTGATGCTCCAGTACAGCATCTACTCCGTGATCTCGCCCGAAGGCTGCGCCTCGATCCTGTGGAAGAGCGCGGAGAAGTCCGCCGACGCGGCCGAGGCCATGGGCATCACGGCGCAGAAATTGCACGAGCTCGGCCTGGTGGACGAAGTGGTGCCCGAGCCGCTCGGCGGCGCGCACCGCGATTTCGATGCCATGGCCGAATCGCTCCGCGGCCGGCTGGTGCAGCACCTCGCGAAGCTCGGCGAGTTGCCGCGCGAGCAGCTGCTGGCGGAGCGCTACGAGCGCCTGGTCGGCTATGGGGATTTCCGCGAGGGTTGA